The following are encoded together in the Desulfobulbaceae bacterium genome:
- a CDS encoding DEAD/DEAH box helicase family protein produces MPDLVNVTYARTGRSIATNSLGMREMQARAFAAGKAQYLLLKAPPASGKSRALMFLGLDKLFNQGLKKVIVAVPERSIGSSFAETDLTRHGFFADWAFNPVCNLCTPGGVTGKVAAFANFLNDPAEAILICTHATLRFAFEAVAADKFNDTLLAIDEFHHVSADSDNRLGEVIRFIMANTSAHIIAMTGSYFRGDSVPVLQPADEAKFTKVTYNYYEQLNGYEHMKTLGIGYHFYQGRYLSAIGEVLDTDKKTILHIPNVNAGESTKDKHQEVNSILDIIGVVSHQDPDTGVIFVKRHGDGKIIKVADLVEDSQRERDKIVGYLREMNALDDMDLNMLKAITASLLMEQVLAPNFKFKTRRFDDEPPEVGTLKIRGFKEPSSQRVKDIVE; encoded by the coding sequence ATGCCGGATTTAGTCAACGTAACCTATGCCCGGACGGGACGCTCCATCGCTACTAATTCTCTGGGCATGCGGGAGATGCAGGCCCGGGCCTTTGCGGCCGGCAAGGCCCAATATCTGCTGCTGAAAGCCCCGCCTGCCTCGGGAAAGTCCCGCGCCTTGATGTTTCTGGGGCTGGATAAGCTCTTTAATCAGGGTCTGAAGAAGGTGATTGTGGCGGTGCCGGAGCGTTCCATCGGCAGTTCATTTGCCGAAACCGACCTGACCCGGCATGGTTTCTTTGCCGATTGGGCGTTTAATCCTGTCTGTAATTTATGCACACCCGGCGGAGTGACCGGTAAGGTCGCGGCCTTTGCCAATTTTCTGAACGATCCGGCCGAAGCAATTCTGATCTGCACCCATGCCACCCTGCGTTTTGCCTTTGAGGCGGTGGCAGCGGATAAATTTAATGATACCCTGCTGGCCATTGATGAGTTTCATCATGTCTCGGCCGACAGCGATAATCGGCTGGGCGAGGTGATACGTTTCATCATGGCCAACACCTCGGCCCATATCATTGCCATGACCGGCTCCTATTTCCGGGGTGACTCGGTGCCGGTGCTGCAGCCTGCGGACGAGGCGAAGTTTACTAAGGTCACCTATAACTACTACGAACAGCTCAATGGTTATGAGCATATGAAGACCCTGGGCATCGGCTACCATTTTTATCAGGGGCGATACCTGAGCGCCATCGGCGAGGTGCTTGATACCGATAAAAAGACGATCCTGCATATCCCCAATGTCAACGCCGGTGAATCCACCAAGGATAAACACCAGGAAGTAAACAGCATCCTTGATATCATCGGTGTCGTGAGCCACCAGGACCCGGATACCGGGGTGATTTTTGTCAAGCGGCATGGAGATGGCAAGATCATCAAGGTTGCCGACCTGGTGGAAGATAGCCAAAGGGAGCGGGACAAGATCGTCGGCTACCTGCGCGAGATGAATGCGCTGGATGATATGGACCTTAATATGCTTAAGGCCATTACCGCCTCGCTGTTAATGGAACAGGTCTTGGCCCCCAATTTCAAGTTCAAGACCAGGCGGTTTGATGATGAGCCGCCCGAGGTCGGGACCCTGAAAATCCGGGGCTTTAAGGAGCCCAGTTCGCAACGGGTGAAGGATATTGTCGAA
- a CDS encoding transcriptional regulator codes for MLKAKTIKTEPEYDQALARIEKLMDALPATSEGDELELLVTQVELYEARHYAIEPPDKERAVKFRMEQQGER; via the coding sequence ATGTTAAAAGCTAAAACAATCAAGACGGAACCTGAGTATGACCAGGCTCTCGCCCGTATTGAAAAACTGATGGATGCCCTGCCCGCCACCTCTGAAGGTGATGAGCTTGAATTACTGGTAACTCAAGTAGAGTTATACGAAGCGCGGCACTATGCCATTGAGCCGCCTGATAAGGAACGTGCTGTCAAATTTCGGATGGAGCAGCAGGGAGAACGGTAA